Proteins encoded in a region of the Misgurnus anguillicaudatus chromosome 9, ASM2758022v2, whole genome shotgun sequence genome:
- the LOC129423973 gene encoding uncharacterized protein isoform X4, translating to MYQHISILLLFIFITGAHSLKCYECTGLVSGSCEAKEKTCSDGETKCSKMTTVLGSTKISTIKRCEMTCEENTVDHLTGTISTYCCDTDLCNGTGGLYKGSFILLLSPLFILTLFH from the exons ATGTATCAGCACATCTCCATTCTACTCCTGTTCATTTTCATCACTGGAG CACACTCACTCAAATGTTATGAGTGCACTGGTCTGGTGTCAGGATCTTGTGAGGCAAAAGAGAAGACATGTAGTGATGGAGAGACTAAATGttcaaaaatgacaaccgtttTAG GTTCAACTAAGATATCCACAATTAAACGATGTGAAATGACTTGTGAAGAAAATACCGTAGACCACCTCACTGGGACAATTTCTACCTATTGCTGTGATACCGACCTTTGCAATGGCACAG GTGGACTCTATAAGGGCAGTTTCATCCTCCTCCTGTCTCCGCTCTTCATCCTCACCCTGTTTCACTGA